Proteins encoded by one window of Staphylococcus saccharolyticus:
- a CDS encoding TrmH family RNA methyltransferase → MIKKIKKLKSEEFEEIRILKTNKSKLCKNKIVLFSLNQIKQALKFNIDINYIVTDSKDILSFAESKNIDGFETTSGILNKLHNSKNKIDVLAVCQKNEDGFLLNNDNVIILDDIIDHGNIGTIIRTGVAYNYNCFLYPKSDFYPYTNKILNSSRCTNLISNFKNFDNELKLYNFLKENNFLIITTSPHGHELSEEKLNYLKANYKIALFLGNEKYGVKDFFIKNSDYNFSLELRNNVESLNVGVFAGILFDKLNR, encoded by the coding sequence ATGATAAAAAAAATCAAAAAACTAAAAAGTGAAGAATTTGAAGAAATAAGAATTCTTAAAACTAACAAATCAAAATTATGTAAAAATAAAATTGTTTTGTTTTCTTTAAATCAAATAAAACAAGCATTAAAATTCAATATAGATATTAATTATATAGTTACTGATTCAAAAGATATATTATCATTTGCTGAGTCAAAGAATATAGACGGGTTTGAAACAACATCTGGTATTTTAAATAAATTACATAATTCTAAGAATAAAATTGATGTATTAGCCGTATGTCAAAAGAATGAAGATGGATTTTTATTAAATAATGATAACGTTATTATTTTAGATGATATTATAGATCATGGTAATATTGGAACTATTATCAGAACTGGAGTTGCTTATAATTATAATTGCTTTTTATATCCTAAAAGTGATTTCTATCCATATACTAATAAAATATTAAATTCATCAAGATGTACTAATCTCATATCTAATTTTAAGAATTTTGATAATGAATTAAAGTTATATAATTTTTTAAAAGAAAATAACTTTTTAATAATAACTACTTCTCCCCATGGTCACGAATTGAGTGAAGAAAAGTTAAATTATCTAAAAGCAAACTATAAAATAGCTTTGTTCTTAGGAAATGAAAAATATGGTGTTAAAGATTTTTTTATAAAAAATTCAGATTATAATTTTAGTTTAGAACTACGAAATAATGTAGAGTCATTAAATGTAGGTGTATTCGCAGGAATTTTGTTCGATAAATTAAATAGATAA
- a CDS encoding class I SAM-dependent methyltransferase yields MNNYSETMIAVLLARVKNSNISKEKYPDKLIDKLNHTHKHFEFLEHKSKGMFSRSILVRSLYFIDSIVKFTGEQIIVLGSGLDTKAIEYADKDVDIYYVDHPKSIEFSRGLLKKMNRSNLKFISFDLQDDATYLLQILNEAGIDKFKDTLVIWEGSSYYINPKSSLYLISSLINYFKKFKFYFDILCSGAYQNSSKGANENIKYLRNINEKWVGHLNYKDIEDIVYSNKEYKISSKEFDRSHIELKYLNENYLFSNQMSFIEIEKEF; encoded by the coding sequence ATGAATAATTATAGTGAGACGATGATAGCAGTACTTTTGGCAAGGGTTAAGAATAGTAATATTAGCAAGGAAAAGTATCCCGACAAGTTAATAGATAAATTAAATCACACACACAAACATTTTGAATTCTTAGAACATAAATCCAAAGGAATGTTCTCGAGAAGTATATTAGTTAGAAGTTTATACTTTATTGATTCTATAGTGAAATTTACAGGTGAGCAAATTATTGTTTTAGGTTCTGGTCTTGATACAAAAGCCATAGAATATGCTGATAAAGATGTAGATATCTATTATGTGGATCATCCTAAATCTATTGAATTTAGCCGAGGTCTATTAAAAAAAATGAATAGGAGCAATCTGAAATTTATTTCTTTTGATTTACAGGATGATGCTACGTATTTATTACAAATATTAAATGAAGCAGGAATAGATAAGTTTAAAGATACATTAGTAATATGGGAAGGTTCATCTTACTATATTAATCCAAAAAGTAGTTTATATTTAATTTCATCTTTAATAAATTATTTTAAAAAATTTAAATTTTATTTTGATATACTTTGTTCTGGTGCTTATCAAAATTCTAGTAAAGGAGCGAATGAAAACATAAAGTATTTGAGGAATATTAATGAAAAATGGGTTGGACATTTAAATTATAAAGATATAGAAGACATTGTATATAGTAATAAGGAATATAAAATAAGTTCAAAAGAATTTGATAGAAGTCACATTGAATTAAAGTATTTAAACGAAAATTACTTATTCAGTAATCAAATGAGCTTTATAGAAATAGAAAAGGAGTTTTAA
- a CDS encoding ferritin-like domain-containing protein, with amino-acid sequence MNFIGTDSETFVEKLYEMVMEDQKDKGEKLTIDTGDSNEKEELSPFIIKHWLNFAVYYEKAATHFIGGWLKTTEKSDALVDFAHQIEDEANHYVWLRKYLADYVENPDDFTPPREWVYLMEEYYPGLKTLEERLAAHNIASESAALGFMEFALDRLPEKMKKTIDKISKDEFFHVTFGKTLLKKYCVTEEEQQRAYDATVEAMRIMREAREVFVNI; translated from the coding sequence ATGAATTTTATTGGAACAGATAGTGAGACATTTGTTGAAAAATTATATGAAATGGTAATGGAGGATCAAAAAGATAAAGGAGAAAAATTAACTATAGATACTGGTGATTCAAATGAAAAAGAAGAACTTAGTCCGTTTATTATAAAACACTGGCTGAATTTTGCGGTATATTATGAAAAAGCTGCTACCCATTTTATTGGAGGATGGTTAAAGACTACAGAGAAATCTGATGCATTAGTTGATTTTGCTCATCAAATAGAAGATGAAGCTAATCACTATGTATGGCTTAGGAAATACTTAGCTGACTATGTCGAAAATCCTGATGATTTTACTCCTCCTAGAGAATGGGTTTATTTAATGGAAGAATATTATCCTGGCTTGAAAACTCTAGAAGAACGTCTTGCTGCCCATAATATAGCTTCAGAAAGTGCAGCATTAGGTTTCATGGAATTTGCATTAGATAGGTTGCCTGAAAAAATGAAGAAAACTATAGATAAAATTTCTAAAGACGAATTTTTCCATGTGACTTTTGGGAAAACTCTGTTAAAGAAGTATTGTGTTACAGAGGAAGAGCAACAGAGAGCTTATGATGCAACTGTTGAAGCTATGAGAATAATGAGAGAGGCTAGGGAAGTATTTGTGAATATATAA